From a single Luteolibacter arcticus genomic region:
- a CDS encoding Gfo/Idh/MocA family protein, whose amino-acid sequence MSTSRRNFLKKTALPGIGVSLLGSALGAAGASPPARLPGAKSVHDLQARPLAKVRVAVIGLSRGIALLQGALASGFAEVTVVCDLRQDRCNNGVNQVKQKTGKEPAVICGDVDAWEAICKRDDVDVIVIATPWGWHVPMALGALKGGKHAMVEVNAAVTLKECWDLVNASERVQRHCIMLENCCYGESELMVLNMAREGVFGDITHGEAAYIHDLRSMLFQLGTEGDWRREYHKQYNGNLYPTHGLGPVAQYMGINRGDRFKFIVSVSSPELGLTKWRDEKKPNGGKHASEKYVTGDMNTSIIKTELGRTIMVQHDIISPRPYSRINMLSGTGATFVGYPDRLALNDPGQYGVKTGSHEWLPAGEFNAMREKFKHPLLKRLEEAAKGGGHGGMDTVMMIRHLECIRDGKTPDSTVYDAAAWSSVLELSAKSVAAGSAPVEFPDFTRGAWKALKPLEVVA is encoded by the coding sequence ATGAGCACGTCCCGCCGCAATTTCCTGAAGAAGACCGCCCTCCCGGGCATCGGCGTGAGTCTTCTGGGCTCCGCTCTCGGCGCGGCTGGCGCGAGCCCGCCAGCGCGTCTCCCCGGTGCCAAGTCCGTGCACGATCTACAAGCCCGCCCGCTCGCAAAGGTGCGCGTGGCGGTGATCGGCTTGAGCCGTGGCATCGCGCTGTTGCAGGGTGCCCTCGCCAGCGGCTTCGCGGAAGTCACCGTCGTGTGCGACCTCCGCCAGGACCGCTGCAACAACGGCGTCAATCAGGTGAAACAAAAGACCGGCAAGGAGCCGGCCGTCATCTGCGGCGATGTCGATGCGTGGGAAGCCATCTGCAAGCGCGACGATGTCGATGTCATCGTGATCGCCACCCCATGGGGCTGGCACGTGCCCATGGCCTTGGGCGCGCTGAAGGGCGGCAAGCACGCCATGGTGGAAGTCAACGCCGCGGTCACCCTCAAGGAGTGCTGGGACCTGGTGAACGCTTCCGAGCGCGTGCAGCGCCACTGCATCATGCTCGAAAACTGCTGCTACGGCGAAAGCGAGCTGATGGTCCTCAACATGGCGCGCGAAGGAGTCTTCGGCGACATCACCCACGGCGAGGCCGCCTACATTCATGACCTTCGCTCGATGCTGTTCCAGCTCGGTACCGAAGGCGACTGGCGCCGCGAATATCACAAGCAATACAACGGCAATCTCTACCCCACCCACGGCCTCGGTCCGGTGGCCCAATACATGGGCATCAACCGCGGCGATCGCTTCAAATTCATCGTCTCCGTTTCCTCGCCCGAACTCGGCCTCACCAAGTGGCGCGACGAGAAGAAGCCGAACGGCGGCAAGCACGCCTCGGAGAAATACGTCACCGGCGACATGAATACCTCGATCATCAAGACCGAGCTCGGTCGCACGATCATGGTGCAGCACGACATCATCTCGCCTCGCCCATACAGCCGCATCAACATGCTCTCCGGCACCGGTGCCACTTTCGTCGGCTACCCGGATCGCCTCGCTCTCAACGATCCCGGCCAATACGGCGTCAAGACCGGCAGCCACGAATGGCTCCCGGCCGGCGAATTCAATGCGATGCGTGAGAAATTCAAGCATCCGCTCCTGAAGCGCTTGGAGGAAGCAGCCAAGGGCGGCGGCCACGGCGGGATGGATACCGTCATGATGATCCGCCACCTTGAGTGCATTCGCGACGGCAAGACCCCGGACAGCACCGTGTATGATGCCGCCGCATGGTCCTCGGTGCTCGAACTCTCCGCGAAGTCGGTGGCCGCCGGCAGCGCGCCCGTCGAATTCCCCGACTTCACCCGCGGCGCATGGAAGGCCCTCAAGCCCCTCGAAGTCGTGGCCTGA
- a CDS encoding ATP-binding protein has product MTSISTFLGKKVGEIRKRSRGMASALKNHHLAEVTATALELVIRDSPELTKHCPDFATVARKHWLDLLEQGDPRIDSFKEDELDERMTVLLSEKQAGEPTGERMLAYQWIAILKEVNVQLPAGERMDRHSLQQLAAHLVAKFPDRIYRAFKQDAADGGEAFGGVVMRMLASIRTDIRELQAGVPAGAVDDGLCKWLDDVSGRIDENSRKIDGVRDAVETSREDLKAHVSAENDALDQKLAIRLDNLEALFKEHADKSPPEIPPAVPHVAAVTTLWMPPARPNPLFCGRDRELDAIRKCRDELRSSRVVLCGAPGIGKTALAIQWCASVDPKPSRVLWIDCLSPQTIDDSLRALVGSGAAAGGAAEPTPHMLEQALRVAIDSLQREQDWVLIADRCDTEESLVAFRSRFSAITQGYVIVTSRLRSWPAEDLPFEVDELAVEHASTLLFRQTGGTTKEPAADARIVADRLVVELGCLPLAIVESANLIRQRAISPADYEQMLLAKRREFSAAAPDAGTAARSGLTATYAIAFEERSGDAMGLLTCFSFLDCENIPRRFINHYESFVRAHLPESASIEGFLFELRDHSLAEIGADGIIRVNRILRDVLRELCPREQYLLMLGVAALLCANFEWNSRKEAEPHFRRISEQLFLVPLEQQSDKLCVFGAMFQITFADLLHKRWKMADAVQVAQSAFRTIGSRPTVFFDYISKDATGLILVHRLGELFKRYHCMAEAGQCFRWAEEAFRALPNPSTPEILDHHLGVGIRFISRLVEAGEYDRAATLAQSQIGRVQTLRAELPDNRDLLVLEFLAERSLGDVYHGKEDWIPACAAYRRSWELLMSCANHEATPEQKHSIMIGGLMRMAGAVYRVEGKKSSALAIRTGLEEARRNNFLDQAGVKKPAWIKSLTISNEKSEFIQGFLTGEIASACSRLDPGNKSLRKMAIFFRGVQMLASARRHAVVKFAGRGFEAMLKPVLKLFFAVATRVTKNEQVKELFTFRGQAKAMRAYGDEELADMYEEADRRSPKGWY; this is encoded by the coding sequence TTGACCTCCATCTCGACCTTTCTGGGCAAGAAAGTCGGCGAGATCCGCAAACGCTCGCGAGGGATGGCCAGTGCGCTGAAGAACCATCACCTCGCAGAGGTCACCGCCACGGCGCTGGAACTGGTGATCCGCGATTCTCCGGAACTGACCAAGCATTGCCCGGACTTCGCCACCGTGGCTCGCAAGCACTGGCTGGATCTGCTGGAGCAAGGCGATCCTCGCATCGATTCCTTCAAGGAGGACGAGCTCGACGAGCGCATGACGGTACTGCTTTCCGAAAAGCAAGCGGGGGAACCGACAGGAGAAAGGATGCTCGCGTACCAGTGGATCGCGATCCTGAAGGAAGTGAACGTGCAACTCCCGGCCGGGGAGCGGATGGATCGTCATTCGCTGCAGCAGCTTGCCGCCCATCTCGTGGCCAAGTTTCCCGATCGCATCTATCGCGCGTTCAAGCAGGATGCGGCCGATGGAGGCGAGGCCTTCGGCGGAGTGGTCATGCGAATGCTGGCAAGCATCCGCACGGACATCCGCGAGCTTCAGGCCGGTGTTCCTGCCGGCGCGGTTGACGATGGCCTCTGCAAATGGCTGGACGATGTCTCCGGGCGAATCGACGAAAACTCCCGCAAGATCGACGGAGTCCGGGACGCCGTCGAGACTTCCCGGGAGGACTTGAAGGCGCATGTCAGTGCGGAGAACGACGCCTTGGATCAAAAGCTCGCCATCCGTCTCGATAACCTCGAGGCGCTCTTCAAGGAGCATGCCGACAAGTCCCCCCCGGAAATCCCTCCAGCCGTCCCCCACGTTGCCGCCGTCACCACCTTGTGGATGCCCCCGGCGCGGCCGAATCCTCTCTTCTGTGGCCGGGACCGCGAACTCGACGCGATCAGGAAATGCCGTGACGAACTCCGTTCGTCACGCGTGGTCCTGTGCGGTGCACCTGGCATTGGTAAAACCGCCCTCGCCATTCAATGGTGCGCGTCAGTGGATCCCAAGCCGTCGCGCGTGCTATGGATCGATTGCCTGTCGCCGCAGACGATCGACGATAGCCTCCGGGCGCTCGTCGGATCCGGTGCTGCGGCCGGGGGAGCCGCGGAGCCAACCCCGCATATGCTGGAGCAAGCGCTTCGTGTAGCCATCGACTCGCTGCAGCGGGAGCAGGATTGGGTGTTGATCGCCGACCGTTGCGACACCGAGGAATCCTTGGTGGCCTTCCGCAGCCGCTTCAGCGCGATCACCCAAGGTTATGTGATTGTCACCTCCCGGCTCCGCAGTTGGCCTGCGGAGGACCTTCCTTTCGAGGTCGACGAGTTGGCAGTGGAACACGCCTCCACCTTGCTCTTCCGCCAGACCGGCGGCACCACCAAGGAACCCGCGGCCGATGCGCGGATCGTCGCGGATCGCCTGGTGGTGGAACTCGGATGCCTGCCGTTGGCGATCGTGGAATCCGCGAACCTGATCCGGCAGCGTGCGATCTCACCCGCGGACTACGAGCAGATGCTGCTGGCGAAGCGCAGGGAATTCTCCGCGGCGGCCCCGGATGCGGGCACAGCCGCGCGCTCCGGCCTCACCGCGACCTATGCCATCGCCTTCGAGGAGCGGTCCGGAGATGCCATGGGGCTCCTCACCTGCTTTTCCTTCCTCGACTGTGAGAACATCCCGCGCCGATTCATCAACCACTACGAGTCATTCGTCAGGGCACATCTTCCCGAGAGCGCGAGCATCGAAGGGTTTCTCTTCGAGTTGAGGGATCATTCATTGGCGGAGATCGGTGCGGATGGGATCATCCGTGTGAACCGCATTCTCAGGGACGTGCTACGGGAGCTTTGCCCCCGGGAACAATATCTCCTGATGCTGGGCGTGGCGGCGCTCCTCTGCGCGAATTTCGAGTGGAACTCCCGCAAGGAAGCCGAGCCCCATTTCCGGCGCATCTCGGAACAACTTTTCCTCGTTCCGCTGGAGCAGCAAAGCGACAAGCTTTGCGTGTTCGGAGCCATGTTCCAGATCACGTTCGCCGACCTGCTGCACAAGCGCTGGAAAATGGCGGACGCCGTCCAGGTGGCGCAAAGTGCTTTCCGGACCATCGGCAGCCGTCCCACCGTCTTTTTCGATTACATCTCGAAGGACGCCACGGGGCTGATCCTGGTGCATCGCTTGGGCGAGCTTTTCAAACGGTATCATTGCATGGCGGAGGCGGGGCAGTGCTTCCGATGGGCCGAGGAAGCCTTCCGCGCCCTGCCGAATCCTTCGACTCCGGAAATCCTGGACCATCATCTGGGAGTCGGAATCAGGTTCATTTCCCGCCTCGTCGAAGCCGGAGAATACGACCGGGCCGCGACACTGGCCCAGAGCCAGATCGGACGGGTCCAGACCCTGAGGGCGGAGTTACCGGACAACCGGGATCTCCTGGTCTTGGAGTTCCTCGCCGAGCGGAGCTTGGGAGATGTGTATCATGGAAAGGAAGACTGGATCCCTGCTTGCGCCGCGTACCGTCGCTCGTGGGAATTGCTCATGAGCTGCGCGAACCATGAGGCCACGCCGGAACAGAAACACAGCATCATGATCGGGGGGCTGATGCGTATGGCCGGGGCGGTCTACCGTGTCGAGGGCAAGAAATCGAGCGCCTTGGCCATCCGGACCGGCTTGGAAGAAGCTCGCCGGAACAACTTCCTGGATCAGGCCGGGGTGAAAAAGCCCGCTTGGATCAAGAGCCTGACAATCTCCAACGAGAAATCCGAATTCATCCAAGGATTCCTCACGGGGGAGATCGCCAGCGCCTGCTCCAGGCTGGATCCCGGAAACAAATCCCTCAGGAAAATGGCGATCTTTTTCCGGGGCGTGCAGATGCTTGCCTCGGCGAGACGACACGCAGTGGTCAAGTTCGCCGGTCGCGGCTTCGAGGCCATGCTCAAACCCGTGCTCAAGCTGTTCTTCGCCGTCGCTACCAGGGTCACCAAGAACGAGCAAGTGAAGGAGCTTTTCACCTTCCGCGGTCAGGCAAAGGCCATGCGGGCATATGGCGACGAGGAACTGGCCGATATGTATGAGGAGGCGGACAGGCGTTCTCCAAAGGGATGGTATTGA